From the Lepisosteus oculatus isolate fLepOcu1 chromosome 1, fLepOcu1.hap2, whole genome shotgun sequence genome, one window contains:
- the LOC102697154 gene encoding tetratricopeptide repeat protein 39B isoform X2, whose translation MDLKMALEECSIALNLFLNNKFSEALDRLRPWAKESMYHALGYSTILVMQAAMTFEHQDIQRGISTMKDALHTCQRFRKKNTVVESISNLVTKQASEQLKEEEMHAEICYAECLLQKAALTFVQDENMINFIKGGLKIRTSYQIYKECQQLLNMTQDLDSKNETYSQFEGGVKLGIGAFNLMLSLLPGRILRLLEFIGFSGNREFGLSQLREGAATHSLRAVLCVLTLLMYHTYVSLILGTGEGNLVEAEALLEPYLDKFPNGSIILFYAARIAVLKGNFERAEVKFQECIASQQEWKQIHHLCYWELMWSHSFQRQWLEAYRYADLLCKESKWSKAIYMFQKAAILSMLPDDEVKKTGENIVELFRQVEGLKQRIAGKSIPTEKFAVRKARRYLPSNPVKLVVPALEMMYVWNGFTIVGKRADLTEGLLITIEKAEEQLRCDPNPTEYHPDDQCLVQMLKGLCLKHLGRLMQSELCFTQVVASEKMIRYDHYLVPFSLYELGLLYKQQGDFQKAIRFIENAKLNYKDYSMESRLHFRIHAALNSLKSSPATTP comes from the exons ATGGATCTGAAGATGGCCTTAGAAGAATGCAGCATTGCACTAAACCTCTTTTTGAACAACAAGTTCTCTGAAGCTTTGGATCGTCTCAGGCCTTG GGCTAAAGAGAGTATGTATCATGCCTTGGGGTACAGCACCATCCTGGTCATGCAGGCAGCCATGACCTTTGAGCACCAGGACATCCAGAGGGGCATCAGCACAATGAAGGATGCTCTTCACACCTGCCAAAG GTttcgaaaaaagaacacagTTGTAGAGTCTATATCCAATTTAGTGACCAAACAAGCATCGGAACAGCTCAAAGAAG AGGAGATGCATGCTGAGATCTGCTATGCTGAGTGCCTGTTACAGAAAGCAGCTCTCACCTTTGTACAG GATGAAAACATGATCAACTTCATTAAAGGGGGCCTCAAAATCCGAACAAGTTACCAAATTTACAA AGAATGCCAGCAGCTGCTAAATATGACTCAGGATCTGGATAGCAAAAATGAAACCTACAGCCAGTTTGAAGGGGGTGTCAAGCTGGGGATCGGAGCGTTCAATCTG ATGCTCTCTCTCCTCCCGGGTAGGATCCTCAGACTGCTAGAATTCATTGGCTTTTCAGGCAACAGG GAGTTTGGGCTGTCCCAGTTACGAGAGGGAGCTGCCACCCACAGCCTGCGAGCCGTTCTCTGTGTGTTGACTTTGCTGATGTATCATACTTATGTCTCCCTAATCCTCG GTACTGGTGAAGGCAATCTGGTTGAAGCAGAGGCCCTGTTGGAGCCCTACCTCGACAAATTTCCCAAT GGgtcaattattttgttttatgcagCCAGGATTGCCGTACTGAAAGGAAACTTTGAGAGG GCTGAAGTGAAGTTCCAGGAATGCATTGCCTCTCAGCAAGAGTGGAAACAGATCCATCACCTGTGCTACTGGGAGCTCATGTGGTCCCACTCTTTTCAACGGCAGTGGCTGGAGGCCTACCGCTACGCAGACCTGCTCTGTAAGGAGAGCAAGTGGTCCAAG GCTATCTACATGTTTCAGAAAGCAGCCATCCTCAGCATGCTCCCAGATGATGAAGTCAAAAAGACAGGGGAGAATATTGTTGAGTTGTTCAG ACAAGTGGAAGGGCTGAAGCAGAGGATTGCAGGTAAATCCATCCCCACTGAGAAGTTTGCAGTGAGGAAGGCCAGACGCTATTTGCCCTCCAATCCAGTGAAGCTAGTTGTACCTGCACTG GAAATGATGTATGTTTGGAATGGCTTCACTATTGTTGGAAAGAGAGCTGACCTAACTGAGGGTTTGCTCATCACAATTGAAAAGGCTGAGGAGCAGCTAAGATGCGACCCGA ATCCCACAGAGTACCACCCGGATGACCAGTGCCTTGTACAGATGTTGAAGGGCCTCTGTCTGAAACATCTGGGTCGTCTTATGCAATCAGAACTGTGTTTCACACAGGTCGTTGCGAG TGAAAAGATGATCCGCTATGACCATTACTTGGTGCCATTCAGCCTTTATGAGCTGGGCCTGCTATATAAACAGCAAGGAGACTTTCAGAAGGCAATCAGATTCATAGAAAATGCAAA ACTGAACTACAAGGACTATTCAATGGAATCCAGGCTGCATTTCCGTATCCATGCTGCTCTTAACAGTCTCAAGAGCTCTCCAGCCACCACACCTTAA
- the LOC102697154 gene encoding tetratricopeptide repeat protein 39B isoform X1 — protein sequence MAYVGNGAGNLDVEEESFEDAFDRIPMASKMDLKMALEECSIALNLFLNNKFSEALDRLRPWAKESMYHALGYSTILVMQAAMTFEHQDIQRGISTMKDALHTCQRFRKKNTVVESISNLVTKQASEQLKEEEMHAEICYAECLLQKAALTFVQDENMINFIKGGLKIRTSYQIYKECQQLLNMTQDLDSKNETYSQFEGGVKLGIGAFNLMLSLLPGRILRLLEFIGFSGNREFGLSQLREGAATHSLRAVLCVLTLLMYHTYVSLILGTGEGNLVEAEALLEPYLDKFPNGSIILFYAARIAVLKGNFERAEVKFQECIASQQEWKQIHHLCYWELMWSHSFQRQWLEAYRYADLLCKESKWSKAIYMFQKAAILSMLPDDEVKKTGENIVELFRQVEGLKQRIAGKSIPTEKFAVRKARRYLPSNPVKLVVPALEMMYVWNGFTIVGKRADLTEGLLITIEKAEEQLRCDPNPTEYHPDDQCLVQMLKGLCLKHLGRLMQSELCFTQVVASEKMIRYDHYLVPFSLYELGLLYKQQGDFQKAIRFIENAKLNYKDYSMESRLHFRIHAALNSLKSSPATTP from the exons GGCATCCAAGATGGATCTGAAGATGGCCTTAGAAGAATGCAGCATTGCACTAAACCTCTTTTTGAACAACAAGTTCTCTGAAGCTTTGGATCGTCTCAGGCCTTG GGCTAAAGAGAGTATGTATCATGCCTTGGGGTACAGCACCATCCTGGTCATGCAGGCAGCCATGACCTTTGAGCACCAGGACATCCAGAGGGGCATCAGCACAATGAAGGATGCTCTTCACACCTGCCAAAG GTttcgaaaaaagaacacagTTGTAGAGTCTATATCCAATTTAGTGACCAAACAAGCATCGGAACAGCTCAAAGAAG AGGAGATGCATGCTGAGATCTGCTATGCTGAGTGCCTGTTACAGAAAGCAGCTCTCACCTTTGTACAG GATGAAAACATGATCAACTTCATTAAAGGGGGCCTCAAAATCCGAACAAGTTACCAAATTTACAA AGAATGCCAGCAGCTGCTAAATATGACTCAGGATCTGGATAGCAAAAATGAAACCTACAGCCAGTTTGAAGGGGGTGTCAAGCTGGGGATCGGAGCGTTCAATCTG ATGCTCTCTCTCCTCCCGGGTAGGATCCTCAGACTGCTAGAATTCATTGGCTTTTCAGGCAACAGG GAGTTTGGGCTGTCCCAGTTACGAGAGGGAGCTGCCACCCACAGCCTGCGAGCCGTTCTCTGTGTGTTGACTTTGCTGATGTATCATACTTATGTCTCCCTAATCCTCG GTACTGGTGAAGGCAATCTGGTTGAAGCAGAGGCCCTGTTGGAGCCCTACCTCGACAAATTTCCCAAT GGgtcaattattttgttttatgcagCCAGGATTGCCGTACTGAAAGGAAACTTTGAGAGG GCTGAAGTGAAGTTCCAGGAATGCATTGCCTCTCAGCAAGAGTGGAAACAGATCCATCACCTGTGCTACTGGGAGCTCATGTGGTCCCACTCTTTTCAACGGCAGTGGCTGGAGGCCTACCGCTACGCAGACCTGCTCTGTAAGGAGAGCAAGTGGTCCAAG GCTATCTACATGTTTCAGAAAGCAGCCATCCTCAGCATGCTCCCAGATGATGAAGTCAAAAAGACAGGGGAGAATATTGTTGAGTTGTTCAG ACAAGTGGAAGGGCTGAAGCAGAGGATTGCAGGTAAATCCATCCCCACTGAGAAGTTTGCAGTGAGGAAGGCCAGACGCTATTTGCCCTCCAATCCAGTGAAGCTAGTTGTACCTGCACTG GAAATGATGTATGTTTGGAATGGCTTCACTATTGTTGGAAAGAGAGCTGACCTAACTGAGGGTTTGCTCATCACAATTGAAAAGGCTGAGGAGCAGCTAAGATGCGACCCGA ATCCCACAGAGTACCACCCGGATGACCAGTGCCTTGTACAGATGTTGAAGGGCCTCTGTCTGAAACATCTGGGTCGTCTTATGCAATCAGAACTGTGTTTCACACAGGTCGTTGCGAG TGAAAAGATGATCCGCTATGACCATTACTTGGTGCCATTCAGCCTTTATGAGCTGGGCCTGCTATATAAACAGCAAGGAGACTTTCAGAAGGCAATCAGATTCATAGAAAATGCAAA ACTGAACTACAAGGACTATTCAATGGAATCCAGGCTGCATTTCCGTATCCATGCTGCTCTTAACAGTCTCAAGAGCTCTCCAGCCACCACACCTTAA